Part of the Candidatus Krumholzibacteriota bacterium genome is shown below.
TTTGTGTCTGGAAAGCAGCCATATGAATGTCTGTCCCACCAGCCCCGTGGATCCTAAAACGGCTGTTTTTATCTCTTTCATTTACTTCAATTCGTTTCAAGTATAGTTATTATAATAAGAACGAGTCAGATACACTCTTTGCCCGTCTGTATATCCATCAATACAACAGATTGTCGGCGCGCGCAATAATTTAATAGAAATTATGATTAACCCCGGGTAGTCAGCGAAGTAGAATAAGCCGCTCCGTAGAGGTAAATGAACCGATTTGTAATCTGCAGAAATATATATTACTGGCAGCGTTTCTGCCGGTCTTGTCTTTTCCGTCCCATACGGTTTGATGTTTCCCCTCGGGAAGAATCTTGTTGACCAATGTCCGGATTGAACGCCCCGATACGTCGTAAATCCTCATAGTCACAGGCGATTTTTCAGCAACTTCGAAAGGAATGACGGTCGTCGGGTTAAATGGATTAGGGTAGGCGGGGTATAGGCTGTTGGCAAGAATCGGCGGATGTTCCTCCCCGTCGTCAATGTCTGTATATCTTTCAGTTGAGATGTTTATATCGTCTATATACCACCCCTCGAATCCGTACTGTTCATTACTCGCGAAATGGAATCTGATCATAACCTGGCCGCTGAAGGCGGAAAGATCGAACTCCTGGTATTCCCAGCCGGTCCGGCCTGAATAGCATCTCTGGTATGGATCTAAGAATATTGTGTTTGAACCGCTCGCCCTGCAGGGGTAGTTATAAACAGGAGAAATAGCCGTCCAGGAATCTCCTCCGTCCGTTGTTATTTCTACAATTCCTCCGTCCTCGGCCCAGTAGGGATAAACCGATTCGGCTTCCGCATCGATTTTATGGCGGAAACTGAGTTGTGAATTCTCGCCAAGACAGAGGGGCGGGGAGACAAGAACCGCTTCCATCATATTCGGATAATCTTCCGGCGTTGCTGCCCCGCATTTCCAGCTATTTGGCGAGGAATAGGATTCACTGCCGCTAATGTGCCAGCCGTCAACACCTACGATAGCCCTATGATCGAAGAAACTGACAGAATCAACGGGGTCATCAATCATGTGGCCGCATGTCGTGACGAGCAATGTTTCGCTGTGAGAGGCGAAGTTTTCTTTTTCAAGTTTGAGGATTATCGGGAATTCAAAGAAGGGGGGCGCTTCGGGTTTTACAAAGAAGGAAAGACTGTTGTTCGAAGTAACGGTCGATCCCGTTGGGATGGATGGAAGTTCTGTTCTGTCTTTATACGGTCTTGCGTTTTCAAGGTCCGGCATAGAAAGAGTGAGAACAGAGGGCGGAATATCCACGCTCCCTTTATTTGTCCAGAAGCTCGTAAGATTGATGAATTCCCAGGCTTCAACGCATCCGTTGCCGTTTCCAAGAAGAGTGTCGCTTGTAGCCCAACTTTCAAGCTTTATAACTGGGGAACTTACCGTGAGGAGACGGCGTGAATTCCATTCTCTGTCTGAAGAGGAGATATTAAAGTCCAATTCGACCGTGTAACCGTCTTGAACATCCGTGGAGAATTCGATTAGAAACTCCTTTTCAAGAATTATACAGGTTCGTTCCGGAAGAGAAAATGTGTCGCTTAGACTGTCAATATTCCATGTAAAGGGTGCATTACAGCTGAGGGTGACGTGACAATCGTTGATGGCTGATGACCCCTGATTTGAAACGGTAATCCCTATACTGATCCTTTCACCGCTTTCAACAATACCGTCTCCGTCTCCAAAGCTCTCTCCGAGTGAGTTGTCGTCAATATGGATACCTTCAAGTTCTGCCAGGGCATCCGGCGTTTGATCAATAAGAATCGAGTCGCGGTAGAGGTAATGATCAGCAGATTTTACTCTAAGCTGAACAAACCCCGTGTCGGATATAGAAGGAGAGAGAACGGCTATTCCGTTTTTATCCGTGAAGGCGGTTTCGTATAGATTCGAACCGGTTTTGTAAATCGATACGAAAGAACCGCTTACGGGATTGAATCCGGATCTTGTTTCGATAGTGATGTTGTTGTTTCCAGGGGGAACCGTTGAGTCGTAAAGCACGCTGAGTTCTGAGGGTTCAGATGTCCAAATCATCATAGCCGGATCGCCAAGTAAGCACATTTCGTACATAACATAGCGGAAGAGGGGATAAGTGATATATGGAATATTGTCGATACGGGATTTGTCAAAAGCGCGGCCGATTGTCTTTATGGATTCACCAAAAAGAGCGTCAAAGAATTGTCTGTCGAAAAACTGGGAAACTCCGCATGTTGATCCCGGGGCGTTCCAGCCGAATCTGGTATTGCCGATAAAAGCAACGGCGCCTCCGTTCGAAGTGATGAATTGCTCGGCGATCGCGTCCTCTGAGTATGTCGTTCCGACATAGTCTCTGTTGTCAAAAGCCGAAGTATAACATCCCTGAGAATATATGACAGAGGGTATTGCTTCTGTGCCGTTGTTTTCAAGTAGTGTGATGGTGTTCTCTGTGATATGCATGGCATTATGAAGCCCGGTGTGGCCGAGGTGATTAACCAGATTTACTCCGCCGTTAAAGAGTGGTATCAAATCTGTTTCATTCCACGGCAGAGGAAGGTCCTTATCATACAGTGTCTGACAATTAAAATTCTCTGATAGACCGGCTGTTTCAAGGTCAAAATTGTTCGACCCGCTAAGCACTTCATTTTTATAATCCCCGCCCCATGTGTCAACACTGTCTTCAGACCAGAGAAGCTCTCCAAGCATAAGCGACTTTATGCATTGTTCTGATTGCGGTTGGAGAGTATAGGCGATCAGTTTAGCGATAAAGTTTTCAATATCCGCTTGATTGTTAACAGGCAGTCTGCCGAGGGTGACTTCAGGTATGAGGTCTTCTTCTCCCGGTTCGCCGTAGTATTGATCTCCGTCAGAATTCCAGTTGCCGTCAAGAGCCGCGTAATAGAGATCGGATGGAATGTCGGGCTCGATTTCACTGCCCGCGTTGACGTACAGACCCCGGTGAGGGATCAATTCATCATCGCCGCCAAGCAGGATATATTCAGCCTCCCAGTTGAAATAAGCGTGCGAGATGAAGTTTCTTATCTTCTCCTGGGTGTCGATTCCGACAAATGACGAATGTATCCAGTCTAAAGTGACGATATTCGCTTTTAATCCCATATCCGTTTTCAGGTCTGCCAGAGGCTGGAAATATTCACTTAGCTCATTTGATGTGATAATTATATAGGGGAAGCGGATTTCATCCCCGTAAACGCCCTCCGACTGTATTGCTTTTGTCTCGACTGTTAGATCCTCTTTATTATCGATAAATCGAGAAATTTTATCGCGGGCGGTGGAAACAGCCCTTTGAGGATGAACAGGTTGAGGTTTGTTTATAAATTTTGTTTCCACTGTGACGCGTACAGAGTTTGTGTACGATACCGACCCTGTCGATGGTATTATTCTGCAGGGGTATATATTTACAAAAACAAGGTGGATGCCTGAAATTATCTGTTCTGTTACGAATTTTCCCTTCTCTTCGGGGTAGAGTGTGTTCAAAGCGTAGACACTTTTGTCTTTCCCGGGTACTTTATATGAGCTGAAGCCGATTGGTTTTTGATAGGGGGCGGGGGCAATCCGGAGAGAATCATTCAGCAGGGTATATTCCTCAGACTCTATAATGATCTCTGAAAGGGTCTCGCCGGGGGGCAGCAGAAAACAGGCTCTGTAAACAGGGATTACGGGCTTTCCCGGTTCGGATGTTCTTCCGCATCCATCCAGTTTCAGTATAACCCCATTCGAAACCCGGACTATTTGAGGCTTACTAAATTGAAAATTCTTCGATAATTCCTTTGCGAGCGCGTTTCCGGCGAGTAGAAAAGCAGCCGCGCAAATAATCGCAAGATGTTTGAGTTTCATGATATCCAGTGCTGTTATTTTTAAGCGCAGCTTTCTTTTACCTAATCAAACATTATAACATATTATTCCGGTTCTATTAAAGTTAAAAAATATTATTTATCCCGAAAGCAGGGCGTGAAAAACAGCAAGCCGGTGTTTTGAAAATATCATAAAGGGGAAGCATTAAGGCCGATCTGCTGAAAGCAGAACTGCTCAACTTGTTGTTACTCCCGTCTCTGTGGAGAATGCGGGAAGTTTATTATTTTATAATTATTACGCATAAAAAATAACGGGTGAATCGGTTAGGAAACCAGTTCACCCGTTTCATAGCAGATTTACTTAGAGATGTCTCTCAGGATACGGAACTGCTCTCTTGTCAATGTTACCTTGCCGCCGAAATCGTCAGTTATAATAACTTGATCGTCCCTTACGGTTACTTCGGGACAGCATTTTCCCTCGCTGCATAATTTGAATTTCCTCATTTGTTTTCACCTCCTTTTTTTTGTAGTTATAATATATTAATTTGTTCCATCAAATTTGTTTTATTAAAAAAAGTTGAATATTCTAAGTTCCGGGTGAGTCAAAATGGAGCCTCAAATATTTATTCATAACTTTTATCACATCATCCTTGCATTCGCCGCAAACCGTTCCCGCTTTTGTCATTTCCTGAATTCTTTGATAACTCCGGGCTCCCTCCAGAACAGCATCCTCTATCTCGTGTTCTGAAACGTTCATACATTCACATACGATTCTGGTTTCCTCTTTTTCTATTTTATCTTCCATGTTATTGCGGCGGTAGTAATCGTCTATCGCAGCCCTGAGTGCCTTGTCTCCGATAACAGAGCAGTGGATTTTGTTGTCTGGAAGCCCTCCCAGCTCTTCAACGATATCTTTCGGAGAAATTTTGTACGCGTCTTCCAGTGACATTCCGATTACAAGCTCCGATAATTTAGAAGTAGTGGCAATAGCGCTCGCGCAGCCGTAAGTTTTCCACTTGCAGTCTGTGATAATCTGTTTTTCGCTGTCAACCTTGATCACGAAAAGCATCTCATCGCCGCATTTAACGTTCCCGGTTTTTCCGTATCCGTCATGTTCATAGGAGTCGAGGTCTTCTAATACATTCCGAGGATTCATGAAGTGGTCTTTTACATTTTCTGTGTAAACCCAGTTTAAATCTTTCATTTTAATTCTCCATTTTAATAGCGAGAAGAAATCTTTCTCAATTTTGGAATGATCTTGGTAAAAGCTTCTAAAGTGTATTCGATATCTTTTTTGGTTGTCCCTCTGCCCAGACTTATCCTGATCGATCCATTGGCAAATTCTTCAGGGACCCCGGTCGCGAGGATGACATGTGAAGCTCCGAGTGAACCGGAAGAACACGCCGACCCCGTTGAAACAGCAATCCCTTCAAGATCCAGGTACAGCATAATTGATTCACCTTCTACTCCTGCGAAAGAAACATTCAGAGTCCCGGGGATAGATTCAGTGGGATGGCCGATGAATTTAATGTCGGGGATGTTATCCTTGATCCCCTCTCTGAGTATCGATTTAAACCTAATCAGTCGTTTCGCTTCCTCATCCATTTCTGCTTTTCTCATCTCTATCGCTTTGGCAAATGCAATAATACCAAGGCTGTTTTCTGTTCCAGCTCTTCTTCCTTTTTCCTGGTGGCCCCCGTGTATCATCGGGCAGAAGGGGGTGTTCTTTTTGATGTACAAAGCTCCGATACCCTTGGGGCCGTATATCTTATGGGCGGAGTCATAAAATCCACTCCGAGTTCGCCTACGTCCACGGGATTTTCATCCGACACAATAAAGGATTTTATTTCTGGTCCGGCCGGCGTATTGTCTCCGGTGGGCTTGAAGAGGCGTCGCCTGGCGCCGGGGTGTGTGCGCATTTGGGTTGATACGGCGATGACCAGGACGATCTTCGCGCTGGTGTTCGACCCAGGATGCGCGCGGCGGGACCACGCGGGGAAAACCAGAACGCGGCGGCCGCAACCGCGCCGGCCGAAGCCGCGGACCCGCTGTTCGGCGCTCGCGCTGGAAACCGCGCCTGCTGCTGGGACGCGGCGGCCGCGGCCACCGGGCGCCGAGGCGCTACGGCGACGACGGCGCCGAGCCGGGCCCGGCGGCGACCTGACCGGCGGCGACGCGGCACCGCCGACCGCAAGGCCGGCGGACGACCTGGCCGCGGCCAGGCCCTCGGCGGACGGCGGCGGCGGCGTATGCGCGGTCCGCCGTCGTGTTCGTCGACACCGGGGTGGAGGGGTGGCAGACGCTGGCCGACGGCGTCGACCCCGTCCGCGCAGCTCGTGCTGGTGGGGGCGAACGAGCGACGGCATGCGCGTCGATGGCCGACATCGCTGGCGCGCCGCAGCGACGTCCAGTCGGTGCACGTCCTGGGCCACGGCGGCGCCGGCGCGTTCTTCACGCTCGGCAGTGTGAGCTTGACGCCGATAGCCTTGAAACTCACCGGGCCGAACTTGGCAGCTTTATCGAAAGCGCCTTGGGCGCCGACGCCGCATGCTCTTGTACGGCTGTTACGTCGGCGCCGACGGCGAGGGTGCGGCCTTCCTGGACGCGCTCGCGACAGCGACCGGCGCGGACGTCGCCGCGCTCGAGCCGACCTGCACCTGGGCGGGCGCCGACAACTGGGCGGTGGATGGACGCTGGAAGCCTCGAGACCGGACAGATCGAAACCAGCCAGGCGGTCGCAGCCGTTGGCGGCGTCGTGCTTTCACTCGAGCGTCTGATGGCGTGCTCGACCAGAATTCCAACTCGTTGCCTGGCCAGACTGTAAACGACCACGGCCTGATCGCTGGCGAACTTGGACCGATCGAACGGCGCGAAGGCGGGTCAGTCAGGAGCTCGGGACTTTCGGTGACTTCACCATCTGCGGTACCGGCTTTTGCGCCGGATCTCGATAACGGGCGCTGGAGACGAAGTTCCAGGCGGTCTTGGCGATTTTGGCGAAGCGGCACGCGGCCGCGTCAGCAATACGACCGATGGGCGGATGGGTCTTGATCACGGTCGACTGTCGATGGACCGCACGTCAGCTCGGGGGAATTGACCGGTGTACAGGCCTCAAGGAGTTCATCGATGGCACTGCATGGTCGCCACTGGGGCTGACCGCCATCCGTGCGAGCGACGGCGCCACGCTGACCGGTAACAGCCGCCGACCCGGCGACTGGTAGCGCGGGTCAGCTAGTACCAGCTTCTCCGGTGACCCGTTTGGGGAGCTCCGTGAATTTGGGGACTTCGCAGGCAAACAAACAACCAGCGGCACGCTGACAGTCCATGCGGTCCCTGGAACCTCCCCCTACGACTTCTGCTTGTTCGAATCCACCGGCGACAACTTTACGAGCGGCAACACCGCCGACCGGGCTTCACCAGCTCGGCGACGGCCAGTGCTCAGCGAGGGAGTCGAACACGGCAAGATCATCCACGGTGGCGCCGGACGTCGACGCGGACGATCCGGCGACGGCGGACGCGGCGCTCACCTACGCCGTCGACCTGACCGATGGCCAACGGCGCGCTGTTCGTCGACGGCAGCGGCGGCTTCGGCATCGATGGACGACGCTGGACGGCGAAATCAGGTCCAACCCGGCTCGCCCCATACCTGAATCACGCAGGCCGACGCCGACGCCAGCGACAGCTACGCAATCCGCGGTGACGGCCGACGACGGCTCGGAGGCAACCGAGCGATTCACTTCGCCTTCACCGTCGAGGACGGCGATCGCGATCACGGTCACCGACGTCGACGAGGTCGCCATGACCGTCACGTCCGCCAGCGACGCGCCATCGATTCGGCGGCCGAAACCGCCGGCAACGGCAGCGCGGTGATCGACGTCAACGCCAACGTCGGCGGCGCGGACGGACGAGGGCACGCTGACCTACGCGTCGTCAGCCGGCGACACGGGCGGAGCGTTCGCCGATCGACAGCACGAACACGGCGCGATCACCGTGCGACGACGCGCGACGATCGACCACGACCACGCCAGTCCTACAGCCATCACGGTCCGCGCGACCGGACGGCACCGGCCAGCTCGACGACCAGACGATCACCGTCACCGTCACCGACGTGAACGAGGCGCCGGCGATCGCCGGCACGGCGGCAACTCCGACGATCGACGACACCGCGACGACCACGCCCTTCTCGCCGCTCAGCTTCAGCGATCCGGAGGGCGACGGCGGCACCGATCGCGATCACCTACACCGGCGCCAACGGCACGCTGAGCGGCACCGGGCTGACCGGCACACGCCAGCGGCAACTACACGGTGGCGGGCAGCACAGCGGCGGAGTTGACCAGCCGGCTGCAGGCGCTGGTGTTCACGCCGACGACCAACCAGGTCGCGCCGAGCCAGCACGGTCCAGACCACCTTCACCCTGACCCCGAACGACGGCAGCCTCGGCGGCACGGCGAACAGCGACCACGGTCGTCACCGCGACCTCGGTCAACGACGCGCCGACCGACATCACGTTGTCGTCCAATAGCGTGAACCAGTCCGGCGGGACGGACGCGGTCGTGGGCAGCGCTCGGCGCCGTGGACCCGGATACCGGCGACACCGCCACCTTCACGCTGGTGACCGGCGCTGGCGACACGAACAACGGGTCGTTCAACATCTCCGGCGCCGACCTGCGCGCCAACGACGCCGCGGCGCTCGCCGCCGGGACCAGTTCGTGCGCGTGCGCGTGACCGACGGCCAGTCGGCCACCTACGAGGAGGCGTTTACCGTCACCGTCGTCGACGACGTGGCGCCGGCCGCGCCCTCGACGCCGGACATGCGTCACGTCGGATGACCGCGGCGATTCCCGATACCGACGACATCACCAACGTCACCACGCCTACCTTTACCGGCAGCGGCGAGCGGCGCCATCGTCACCCTGTTCGACGATGCCGACAGCGACGGGGTGCTCGACAGCGGCGAAGAGCGTGGGTTCGGTCACCGTTACCGGCGGCACCTGGTCGATCACCTCGAGCACGCTCGCCGAAGGCACGCGCAACATCCGGGCAAGTCGAAGACGCTGCCAACAACGTCTCCGGCGCCTCCTCGATCTGTCCGTGACGATCGACACCACCGCGCCCAGCGGCCAGACGATCAGCGCCGACGACGGCCTGATCAACGCGGCCGAGGCCAGCAGCACCAGCTTCACCTTCGCCGGCGCGGAGGTCGGGGCCACCTACGACCTCACCGTCACCAGCTCCGGCGGCGGCGGCTCTGCCACCGCAACCGGCACAATCACCAGCGCCACCGAGCAGATCACCGGCATCGACGTCTCCGGCCTGCCCGACGGCACGCTCACCTATTCGTCTGTCCTGACCGACCCGGCCGGCAACGCTGCCGGCGCCGTCACCGACACCGCCACCCTCGACACCACCGCGCCCAGCGGCCAGACGATCAGCGCCGACGACGGCCTGATCAACGCGGCCGAGGCCAGCAGCACCAGCTTCACCTTCGCCGGCGCGGAGGTCGGGGCCACCTACGACCTCACCGTCACCAGCTCCGGCGGCGGCGGCTCGGTCACCGCGACCGGCACGGTCTCCAGCGCCACCCAGCAGATCACCGGCATCGACGTCTCCGGCCTGCGCCGACGGCACGCTCACCTATTCGTCGTCCTGACCGATCCGGCCGGCAACGCCGCCGGCGCCGTCACCGACACCGCCACCCTCGACACCGGCTGCGCCCACCGTCGGCGCCAACACGGGCGTCGCGGTCGACGAGGGCGCCAGCGTGACGGTGACGAGCACCGACCTCG
Proteins encoded:
- a CDS encoding C25 family cysteine peptidase; translated protein: MKLKHLAIICAAAFLLAGNALAKELSKNFQFSKPQIVRVSNGVILKLDGCGRTSEPGKPVIPVYRACFLLPPGETLSEIIIESEEYTLLNDSLRIAPAPYQKPIGFSSYKVPGKDKSVYALNTLYPEEKGKFVTEQIISGIHLVFVNIYPCRIIPSTGSVSYTNSVRVTVETKFINKPQPVHPQRAVSTARDKISRFIDNKEDLTVETKAIQSEGVYGDEIRFPYIIITSNELSEYFQPLADLKTDMGLKANIVTLDWIHSSFVGIDTQEKIRNFISHAYFNWEAEYILLGGDDELIPHRGLYVNAGSEIEPDIPSDLYYAALDGNWNSDGDQYYGEPGEEDLIPEVTLGRLPVNNQADIENFIAKLIAYTLQPQSEQCIKSLMLGELLWSEDSVDTWGGDYKNEVLSGSNNFDLETAGLSENFNCQTLYDKDLPLPWNETDLIPLFNGGVNLVNHLGHTGLHNAMHITENTITLLENNGTEAIPSVIYSQGCYTSAFDNRDYVGTTYSEDAIAEQFITSNGGAVAFIGNTRFGWNAPGSTCGVSQFFDRQFFDALFGESIKTIGRAFDKSRIDNIPYITYPLFRYVMYEMCLLGDPAMMIWTSEPSELSVLYDSTVPPGNNNITIETRSGFNPVSGSFVSIYKTGSNLYETAFTDKNGIAVLSPSISDTGFVQLRVKSADHYLYRDSILIDQTPDALAELEGIHIDDNSLGESFGDGDGIVESGERISIGITVSNQGSSAINDCHVTLSCNAPFTWNIDSLSDTFSLPERTCIILEKEFLIEFSTDVQDGYTVELDFNISSSDREWNSRRLLTVSSPVIKLESWATSDTLLGNGNGCVEAWEFINLTSFWTNKGSVDIPPSVLTLSMPDLENARPYKDRTELPSIPTGSTVTSNNSLSFFVKPEAPPFFEFPIILKLEKENFASHSETLLVTTCGHMIDDPVDSVSFFDHRAIVGVDGWHISGSESYSSPNSWKCGAATPEDYPNMMEAVLVSPPLCLGENSQLSFRHKIDAEAESVYPYWAEDGGIVEITTDGGDSWTAISPVYNYPCRASGSNTIFLDPYQRCYSGRTGWEYQEFDLSAFSGQVMIRFHFASNEQYGFEGWYIDDINISTERYTDIDDGEEHPPILANSLYPAYPNPFNPTTVIPFEVAEKSPVTMRIYDVSGRSIRTLVNKILPEGKHQTVWDGKDKTGRNAASNIYFCRLQIGSFTSTERLILLR
- a CDS encoding iron-sulfur cluster assembly scaffold protein yields the protein MKDLNWVYTENVKDHFMNPRNVLEDLDSYEHDGYGKTGNVKCGDEMLFVIKVDSEKQIITDCKWKTYGCASAIATTSKLSELVIGMSLEDAYKISPKDIVEELGGLPDNKIHCSVIGDKALRAAIDDYYRRNNMEDKIEKEETRIVCECMNVSEHEIEDAVLEGARSYQRIQEMTKAGTVCGECKDDVIKVMNKYLRLHFDSPGT
- a CDS encoding aminotransferase class V-fold PLP-dependent enzyme, which codes for MYIKKNTPFCPMIHGGHQEKGRRAGTENSLGIIAFAKAIEMRKAEMDEEAKRLIRFKSILREGIKDNIPDIKFIGHPTESIPGTLNVSFAGVEGESIMLYLDLEGIAVSTGSACSSGSLGASHVILATGVPEEFANGSIRISLGRGTTKKDIEYTLEAFTKIIPKLRKISSRY